From Pseudodesulfovibrio alkaliphilus, one genomic window encodes:
- a CDS encoding ABC transporter permease → MKPSLNLRIALSSLAAHKWRAILAMLGVFLGALAFTGVEHVSQMMVRQAEIETEKLGPNLYAVLAGSVRFRRSGTASIQNVARNFTVADADALIRGVPSVLEGAPFVSATMQVRSGSRAAPARLLATLPSYQSIRSFYPEYGRFFDAAEVRDHAKVCVLGRSIAARLFGEPADAVGQSVYLFRASFRVLGVMEAKGRDLSGEDQDEYLLMPLTTYLRRVGNQNWVNGVYLRLSSEASLEAVGASATAIMRERHSISPGQDDDFSTMSPKDTVQLQRQALDLMSTLGGISSVISFAVGGMGILSIMILVVRSRRVEIGIRRAVGGKRRDIIRQFLFESGLMAGLGGALGVTTTLALVAAGSAVADLPMVIDPANLAMTLVGSCLLGVAAGAYPAWQAARIEILDVLKS, encoded by the coding sequence ATGAAGCCAAGCCTGAACCTGCGCATTGCGCTCTCGTCCCTGGCCGCCCACAAATGGCGGGCCATCCTGGCCATGCTCGGGGTGTTCCTGGGTGCGCTGGCCTTTACCGGCGTGGAGCACGTCTCGCAGATGATGGTCCGCCAAGCCGAGATCGAGACGGAAAAGCTCGGGCCAAACCTCTATGCCGTTTTGGCCGGGTCGGTCCGTTTTCGTCGTTCAGGCACGGCCTCGATCCAGAATGTGGCCCGCAACTTCACGGTGGCCGATGCCGATGCCCTGATCCGCGGAGTTCCTTCGGTCCTGGAGGGTGCGCCGTTTGTCTCTGCAACCATGCAGGTCCGCTCCGGGAGTCGTGCCGCGCCGGCCAGACTTCTGGCCACGCTGCCCAGCTACCAGTCGATCCGAAGCTTTTATCCCGAATACGGGCGCTTTTTCGACGCCGCCGAGGTCCGGGACCATGCCAAGGTCTGCGTTCTTGGCCGGTCCATCGCCGCCCGCCTCTTTGGCGAGCCAGCCGATGCGGTGGGCCAGTCAGTCTATCTGTTTCGGGCCAGTTTCCGCGTGCTCGGTGTGATGGAGGCCAAAGGGCGAGACCTTTCGGGCGAAGACCAGGACGAATACCTGCTCATGCCTCTGACAACCTATCTGCGCAGGGTGGGCAACCAGAACTGGGTCAACGGCGTGTATCTGCGCCTGTCAAGCGAGGCATCCCTGGAGGCGGTGGGCGCCTCGGCCACCGCCATCATGCGCGAGCGCCATTCCATCTCACCGGGTCAGGACGACGATTTCAGCACCATGTCGCCCAAGGACACGGTGCAGCTGCAGCGACAGGCGCTGGATCTGATGTCCACGCTTGGGGGCATCTCTTCGGTCATTTCCTTTGCCGTGGGCGGCATGGGCATCCTTTCCATCATGATTCTGGTGGTCCGCTCGCGACGGGTGGAGATAGGCATCCGCCGCGCCGTGGGCGGCAAGCGGCGCGACATCATACGCCAGTTTCTCTTCGAGTCCGGGCTGATGGCCGGGCTGGGCGGTGCCTTGGGCGTGACCACCACCCTGGCCCTGGTCGCCGCGGGAAGCGCGGTGGCGGATCTGCCCATGGTCATCGACCCAGCCAATCTGGCGATGACCCTGGTTGGTTCCTGCCTGCTGGGTGTGGCTGCTGGCGCGTATCCGGCCTGGCAGGCAGCACGCATCGAGATCCTGGACGTGCTCAAGAGCTGA
- a CDS encoding TetR/AcrR family transcriptional regulator gives MADKRDELLDAACERFRASDLKGLHLESLARQVGLSPQQAREMFPDSDGLNRAVYERALIAMAAESVASLPGSGIGRQLEHLLRQRYGFLVDHRESSRDILFGVISAGGGWRDPFEDQFWRFSVQVVALLEAAKRNGEIRADADHVVAARAFVSYYLTGILLALRNDTTSADQACDFTFPLVSALLESLR, from the coding sequence ATGGCAGACAAGCGGGACGAACTGCTGGATGCGGCATGCGAGCGGTTTCGTGCATCGGACCTAAAGGGTTTGCACCTGGAGAGCCTTGCCCGGCAGGTGGGGTTGAGCCCGCAGCAGGCCCGCGAGATGTTCCCGGACAGCGATGGTCTGAACAGGGCCGTGTACGAACGCGCCCTCATTGCCATGGCCGCGGAGTCCGTTGCCAGTTTGCCGGGGAGCGGCATCGGGCGGCAGTTGGAACATTTGCTGCGCCAACGCTACGGCTTTCTGGTGGATCACCGCGAAAGCTCCCGTGATATCCTTTTCGGCGTCATCAGCGCCGGGGGCGGCTGGCGCGATCCTTTCGAGGACCAGTTCTGGCGGTTCTCGGTCCAGGTGGTGGCGCTGCTTGAGGCTGCCAAGCGCAATGGAGAAATCCGGGCAGATGCGGACCATGTTGTGGCGGCCCGCGCCTTTGTCTCCTACTACCTTACCGGGATTCTTTTGGCCCTGCGCAACGATACCACAAGCGCCGACCAAGCCTGCGACTTCACCTTCCCCCTGGTTTCGGCTCTTCTCGAATCCCTGCGCTGA
- a CDS encoding TetR/AcrR family transcriptional regulator has translation MIRKTRRERDRGRMRRLVLDAARQLFVREGFDNVSMRRIAGAIGYSPAAIYRYFRNKREILSTLRAEGFDRYVAGQRARAAQWPDLLTRVREEVVAYLRFAMEEPEYYHLMFCADCDEVELEGALAASSQESHALVQEIMDQAVAAGVFGEVDAQVVTLSLWAGVHGLAQLIRSGRVALLAEGADLESLVDGVMDFMLRPGWCRCGGGEAE, from the coding sequence ATGATCAGAAAGACCAGGCGAGAGCGGGACAGGGGGCGGATGCGGCGGCTGGTACTGGATGCCGCCCGGCAACTGTTTGTGCGCGAGGGGTTCGACAATGTGTCCATGCGCCGCATTGCCGGGGCCATCGGCTATTCTCCGGCGGCCATCTACAGGTATTTCCGCAACAAGCGGGAAATTCTCTCGACCCTGCGCGCCGAAGGGTTTGATCGATACGTGGCCGGGCAGCGGGCCAGGGCGGCCCAGTGGCCGGACCTGCTGACCCGTGTGCGCGAAGAGGTTGTGGCATACTTGCGTTTTGCCATGGAGGAGCCTGAATACTATCACCTGATGTTCTGTGCGGATTGTGACGAGGTGGAACTGGAAGGGGCTCTGGCGGCCAGCTCTCAGGAGTCTCACGCCCTGGTGCAGGAGATCATGGATCAGGCCGTGGCCGCGGGTGTGTTCGGCGAGGTCGATGCACAGGTCGTGACCCTCTCCTTGTGGGCCGGGGTACACGGGCTGGCGCAGCTTATCCGATCGGGCCGTGTAGCCTTGCTGGCCGAAGGGGCTGATCTGGAGTCGCTGGTGGACGGAGTAATGGATTTCATGCTGCGGCCGGGCTGGTGCCGGTGCGGTGGCGGGGAGGCCGAGTGA
- a CDS encoding efflux RND transporter periplasmic adaptor subunit, which yields MRWGKALAAMGMVLFLAGCPGGDGGARDAAPAVEPGAQASAAEVGHTAGNDAAGPAEVFVAEAAPRRTALTGFTRARTLMTLVSEESGRVHKVVADVGDTLGEHGLFAELDTTFIELDLEGNRADQQRLQSELTYNKKEMERYERLVRSNNAPQSTLDNNIRAHQSALQQLRAKQIEERVLVERMKRFSLLGPPGWQVVSRFIEPGEWLISGAKVAELGRYDVLLVPFALSSEEYRALGPRGSEVTLRLTDLGQDVAAAVARVSPGFDAQSRKINVDLEIAQGDFEFRGGLRVELLLDLKDPGGAVLVPASALIKAYEEHFLMTPDGERVHVVLLGAAGGGMRRVSGQDVRAGDTFLLHP from the coding sequence ATGCGATGGGGCAAGGCTTTGGCGGCCATGGGGATGGTTCTGTTTCTGGCGGGATGCCCTGGCGGCGACGGGGGAGCGCGGGATGCGGCCCCGGCTGTGGAGCCCGGGGCGCAGGCCTCGGCGGCCGAAGTGGGCCATACGGCCGGGAATGACGCGGCTGGCCCGGCCGAGGTGTTCGTGGCCGAAGCCGCGCCCCGGCGCACGGCACTGACCGGATTCACGCGGGCGCGGACTCTGATGACCCTGGTGTCCGAGGAATCGGGTCGGGTGCACAAGGTGGTTGCCGATGTGGGCGACACCCTGGGCGAACACGGGCTCTTCGCCGAGCTGGACACCACCTTCATCGAGCTGGACCTTGAGGGCAACCGGGCGGACCAGCAGCGGCTGCAGAGCGAGCTTACCTACAACAAGAAAGAGATGGAACGCTACGAACGGCTGGTGCGCTCCAACAACGCGCCCCAGTCCACCCTGGACAACAATATCCGCGCCCACCAGTCGGCACTGCAGCAACTGCGGGCCAAGCAGATTGAGGAACGGGTGCTGGTGGAGCGGATGAAGCGGTTTTCCCTGCTCGGGCCTCCGGGCTGGCAGGTGGTCAGCCGGTTCATTGAGCCAGGGGAGTGGCTGATCAGCGGGGCCAAGGTGGCTGAACTCGGACGCTATGATGTCCTGCTGGTGCCGTTTGCCCTTTCCAGCGAGGAATATCGCGCCCTTGGGCCCAGGGGGAGCGAGGTGACGCTGCGTCTGACGGATCTGGGCCAGGATGTGGCTGCCGCCGTGGCCAGGGTCTCGCCCGGTTTCGACGCCCAGAGCCGCAAGATCAACGTGGACCTGGAGATAGCGCAGGGCGATTTCGAGTTCCGGGGCGGGCTGCGCGTGGAGCTGCTCCTTGACCTTAAGGACCCGGGCGGGGCCGTGCTGGTCCCGGCCTCGGCCCTGATCAAGGCCTATGAGGAGCATTTTCTCATGACTCCTGACGGCGAGCGGGTTCATGTGGTTCTGCTGGGCGCGGCCGGGGGCGGCATGCGCCGGGTCAGCGGCCAGGACGTAAGAGCGGGCGACACCTTCCTGCTGCACCCCTAG
- a CDS encoding efflux RND transporter permease subunit, translating to MAAAGENSFIRGLVSLTLGQKVFVNLVFVALTVAGVFALFSLPVERYPDVRMGKVIISAFLPGASPDEMEMLVTRKIEDALEDLENVEFIRSRSFRQRVSILVKFVDDTNYDALYDELRFKVLSIQNDLPREMDPPKFMVVGISEWLPVISVNLVGERSNRALTLMAKEMKIPLQRIPGVKEVQVNGEYTREFHVTLDPGRMMRLGVTFDETAKALEAANVSVAAGSFVSDSGEYVLVVDEKFRSRDAVAGTIIRRDLDGSFVTVGDVMSRAAIDYREPFVISSVNGRDAVSVKIIKTPEGNALDIGAAVEKVVAEFRPILDAEGVEAVLTQDQRENVNDNISTLGSNLLVGIALVCLCIWLVMGFRNAALTTVGVPFAFMVTMVIMRMTGNSLNEITLFSFVLVSGIIVDDAIVVVENIYRHVQEGKGLREAVVDGTSEVFLPVVAATSTTMAAFLPMLIMTGYIGEFFALVPKAVSFAIGASLIECLFILPAHFLDWPGAAKLEKEARTAGRRASDPRFLVALRRWTEAVLSVTMRHRWKTLGVVFGSFILAIVMLLVSVTGTLPLLRIKFFPDEYTLYYVSMEGPVGTDVRTTSEKAKAVSRAIMDFGPGTTRSASALGGMDINEDYENVYGPNRAIVIVELPDKGSYDFIDTPDNDPQKMLDAVRVRLAPFAQGGWTLKVWPEKGGPPAGKELNIRVLGPDPVAVAGLKDEVAAWITANDRIAPYLLDFGTDIGSDNRVFRFSPLPARIAEHGLTPAGVAALAGGVLDGRFVGKFRTADEDINVRLKIDGRFVAEPEDALDIPVIEDADGPVRLGDLVEVRAYREPGELSRFQGQRSVTLTANIRPGAPISAQSVVHDVRGFYETVRGQYPGAKLDFAGEFESTGRSFTSLMYAFFIAIMLIYTILACQFQSYTQPVVILSAVAFALTGVVFGTFLTRSLFTVNSFIATVGVAGVVVNGSLVLLDFMNRLYAAGYSREEAIRAGVRIRLRPILLTTLTTTLGLLPMALGIPYYSLVWGTMATTFVTGLCVATALTLFVMPIEWDLLMRRKERKERKEERRADKLGLADGDPG from the coding sequence ATGGCGGCAGCCGGAGAAAATTCGTTCATCAGGGGGCTGGTCAGCCTGACCCTGGGGCAGAAGGTCTTTGTCAACCTTGTCTTTGTGGCGCTCACCGTGGCCGGCGTGTTCGCCCTGTTCAGCCTGCCGGTGGAGCGCTATCCCGACGTGCGTATGGGCAAGGTGATCATCAGCGCCTTCCTGCCCGGAGCCAGCCCGGACGAGATGGAGATGCTCGTCACCCGCAAGATCGAGGATGCGCTGGAAGACCTGGAAAACGTCGAGTTCATCCGCTCCAGGTCGTTTCGACAGCGCGTGTCCATTCTGGTCAAGTTCGTCGACGACACAAACTACGACGCTTTGTATGACGAACTGCGCTTCAAGGTGTTGTCCATTCAGAATGACCTGCCTCGGGAGATGGACCCGCCGAAGTTCATGGTGGTGGGGATCAGCGAGTGGCTGCCGGTCATCTCCGTGAATTTGGTGGGCGAGCGGTCCAACCGCGCCCTGACCTTGATGGCCAAGGAGATGAAGATACCCCTGCAGCGCATTCCCGGGGTCAAGGAAGTGCAGGTCAACGGCGAGTACACCCGCGAGTTTCACGTCACCCTTGATCCGGGCAGGATGATGCGCCTTGGCGTGACCTTCGACGAAACGGCCAAGGCGCTCGAGGCGGCCAACGTATCCGTGGCGGCCGGGTCTTTTGTCAGCGATTCCGGCGAGTATGTACTGGTGGTGGACGAAAAGTTCCGGTCGCGGGACGCGGTGGCGGGGACCATCATCCGGCGCGATCTCGACGGCTCCTTTGTCACCGTGGGCGATGTCATGAGCAGGGCGGCCATCGACTATCGCGAACCCTTTGTCATCTCTTCGGTCAACGGCCGCGACGCGGTCTCCGTGAAGATAATCAAGACACCGGAGGGCAACGCGCTGGACATCGGCGCGGCGGTGGAGAAGGTGGTGGCCGAGTTCCGGCCTATCCTCGATGCAGAGGGTGTGGAGGCCGTGCTGACCCAGGACCAGCGGGAAAACGTCAACGACAACATCAGCACCCTGGGTTCCAACCTGCTGGTGGGCATCGCGCTGGTCTGCCTTTGCATCTGGCTGGTCATGGGGTTTCGCAACGCGGCCCTGACCACGGTGGGGGTGCCCTTCGCCTTCATGGTCACCATGGTCATCATGCGCATGACCGGCAACTCCTTGAACGAAATCACCCTGTTTTCCTTTGTGCTGGTCAGCGGCATCATCGTGGACGACGCCATCGTGGTGGTGGAAAACATCTATCGTCACGTCCAGGAGGGCAAAGGGCTGCGCGAGGCTGTGGTGGACGGCACCAGCGAGGTCTTCCTGCCCGTGGTCGCGGCCACCTCCACCACCATGGCCGCCTTCCTGCCCATGCTGATAATGACCGGGTATATCGGGGAGTTCTTCGCCCTGGTGCCCAAGGCCGTGTCCTTTGCCATCGGGGCATCGCTCATCGAATGCCTGTTCATCCTGCCCGCCCATTTCCTGGACTGGCCGGGCGCGGCCAAGCTGGAGAAGGAGGCCCGCACCGCCGGACGCCGGGCATCGGACCCCCGTTTTCTCGTGGCCCTCAGGCGCTGGACCGAGGCGGTGCTGTCCGTGACCATGCGCCACCGCTGGAAAACCCTGGGAGTGGTCTTCGGCTCCTTTATCCTGGCCATCGTCATGTTGCTTGTCTCGGTGACAGGAACCCTGCCGCTTTTGCGCATCAAGTTTTTCCCCGACGAGTACACCCTGTACTATGTGTCCATGGAGGGTCCGGTGGGCACGGATGTACGCACCACCTCGGAGAAGGCCAAGGCGGTCTCCCGCGCCATCATGGATTTTGGCCCCGGCACCACCCGGTCGGCATCGGCCCTCGGGGGCATGGACATCAACGAGGACTATGAAAACGTGTACGGTCCCAACCGGGCCATTGTCATTGTTGAGCTGCCGGACAAGGGAAGCTACGATTTCATCGACACCCCGGACAACGACCCCCAGAAGATGCTTGATGCGGTGCGTGTCCGGCTCGCGCCCTTTGCCCAGGGAGGCTGGACGCTGAAGGTCTGGCCGGAGAAGGGTGGTCCCCCCGCTGGCAAGGAGTTGAATATCCGGGTGCTCGGGCCGGACCCTGTGGCCGTGGCCGGACTCAAGGACGAGGTGGCCGCCTGGATAACGGCCAATGATCGCATCGCCCCGTATCTTCTGGATTTTGGCACGGATATTGGCTCGGACAACCGGGTCTTCCGCTTCAGTCCGCTGCCCGCACGCATCGCGGAACACGGGCTGACCCCGGCCGGGGTGGCGGCCCTGGCGGGCGGCGTGCTCGACGGCCGTTTCGTGGGCAAGTTCCGCACCGCTGACGAGGACATCAACGTGCGGCTCAAGATAGATGGCCGCTTCGTGGCCGAGCCCGAGGATGCTTTGGACATCCCGGTCATCGAGGATGCGGACGGGCCGGTGCGCCTGGGCGATCTTGTGGAGGTCCGCGCCTACCGCGAGCCGGGGGAACTGAGCCGCTTCCAGGGCCAGCGCTCGGTGACGCTCACAGCCAACATCAGACCGGGAGCGCCCATCAGCGCCCAGAGCGTGGTTCACGACGTGCGGGGGTTCTACGAGACGGTCAGGGGGCAGTACCCCGGAGCCAAGCTTGACTTTGCCGGGGAGTTCGAGTCCACGGGACGGTCCTTTACCTCGCTCATGTATGCGTTTTTCATTGCCATCATGCTGATCTACACTATTCTGGCCTGCCAGTTTCAGTCCTACACGCAGCCGGTGGTCATCCTTTCAGCGGTGGCCTTTGCCCTGACCGGAGTGGTCTTCGGCACCTTCCTGACCCGGTCGCTGTTCACGGTCAACAGCTTCATCGCCACCGTGGGGGTGGCCGGGGTGGTGGTCAACGGTTCCCTGGTGCTGCTCGACTTCATGAACCGGCTCTATGCCGCCGGATATTCCCGCGAGGAGGCCATCAGGGCAGGCGTACGCATCCGGCTCAGGCCCATCCTGCTGACCACCCTGACCACAACCCTGGGCCTTTTGCCCATGGCCCTGGGCATTCCCTACTACTCCTTGGTCTGGGGAACCATGGCCACCACCTTTGTTACGGGTCTGTGCGTGGCCACTGCCCTGACCCTGTTCGTCATGCCCATAGAGTGGGATCTGCTCATGCGCCGCAAGGAGCGCAAGGAGCGCAAGGAAGAGCGCCGCGCCGACAAGCTCGGCCTTGCCGACGGCGACCCAGGTTAA
- a CDS encoding KdsC family phosphatase: MTTNSLISRTLSGQVGLLAADPEMSIAFYGGLGFVATPEPGGAAGPGTLLLGAFGQSLRLIPAVGRGLAHPEDGPARGLVLRLMVADVAAADRAIRSASPAGSDGTPGTGVGGAPLYRGPDGELILLEARGLPGLERVRLVVYDFDGVMTDNRVFVDQDGRESVAANRSDGLGVGIIRRLGVDQCILSTETNPVVMARADKIGLAAEGGVADKAAALTALAQRRGVSLAEILFVGNDVNDAGAMALAGFCVAPADAHPAAAALAGYVTLARGGRGVIRELADLLAASRA, encoded by the coding sequence ATGACGACGAACTCGCTGATTTCACGAACCCTGTCTGGCCAAGTGGGACTGCTGGCAGCCGATCCGGAAATGTCCATCGCCTTTTACGGCGGACTGGGCTTTGTTGCCACGCCCGAGCCGGGTGGGGCTGCCGGGCCGGGAACCTTGCTCCTGGGGGCCTTTGGCCAGTCCCTGCGCCTGATCCCGGCGGTCGGCCGGGGGCTGGCGCATCCCGAGGACGGACCGGCCCGCGGGCTGGTGCTGCGGCTGATGGTGGCTGACGTTGCGGCGGCGGACAGGGCCATCCGGTCCGCGTCCCCGGCCGGGAGCGACGGGACGCCCGGCACAGGGGTCGGGGGTGCGCCGCTGTATCGCGGGCCGGACGGCGAGCTGATTCTGCTTGAGGCGCGCGGGCTGCCGGGCCTCGAACGGGTCAGGCTGGTGGTCTATGATTTTGACGGGGTCATGACCGACAACCGCGTGTTCGTGGACCAGGACGGCCGCGAGAGCGTGGCCGCCAACCGCAGCGATGGACTGGGCGTGGGAATCATCCGCCGTCTTGGGGTGGACCAGTGCATCTTGAGCACCGAGACTAATCCGGTGGTCATGGCCAGGGCCGACAAGATCGGGCTTGCGGCCGAGGGCGGTGTGGCCGATAAGGCGGCTGCCCTGACGGCTCTGGCCCAGCGGCGCGGCGTCTCCCTGGCCGAGATCCTTTTTGTCGGCAATGATGTCAATGATGCCGGGGCCATGGCCCTGGCCGGGTTTTGCGTTGCCCCGGCCGACGCCCATCCGGCGGCGGCCGCCCTGGCCGGGTACGTCACCCTGGCCCGGGGCGGACGTGGCGTGATCCGGGAGCTTGCCGATCTGCTCGCCGCCTCCAGGGCCTGA
- a CDS encoding DNA integrity scanning protein DisA nucleotide-binding domain protein — METASFESICISHLMDGLCHGLSHFSPPSRAALIYAVGPDSPPRICDPQGLLDGHEPKLRDYYIYSNAWRGAGVPGRHLETIEPAEAGLALAGTIALGARSTPIHYQMWFTDEHPGMCSVGPTQRWLEYAAGLMAQNFAIRDVMSLETTGFVLQHCATHAVRDHIVDERSRMGWLDTHVRIYPFLDAVLGVSGTQEEGARPRGRLVVVEPNQLAQVRFICRFPAHEQPLLGDRKHVRKLLQAVEDSGRVLVSDGIRLLGIAIGSLPGAYLSAQFCGTHGFLWLRDEMVCSFQDGGFRSSNMRANLVHLEELLLETDMPMEDQHTLMQIAQLMVNRVRDRKHGCTLVIDTGMERLHMSGQHLERPLDLRDSGQLKLACSLAKLDGALHLGRDLKLHGFACLMDGRAVPGENRARGARYNSALRFTAEHEDLLVVVVSSDRPVSIIKGGMELTTACRFRQPGAMARPPLLVEWIMN; from the coding sequence ATGGAAACCGCGTCGTTCGAGAGCATTTGCATCTCCCACCTCATGGACGGGCTGTGCCATGGATTGTCCCATTTCTCTCCGCCGAGCCGGGCCGCCCTGATCTACGCCGTGGGCCCGGACTCGCCGCCGCGCATCTGCGATCCCCAGGGTCTGCTGGATGGACACGAGCCAAAGCTTCGGGATTATTACATCTACTCCAACGCATGGCGGGGTGCTGGCGTACCGGGCCGCCACCTGGAGACGATCGAGCCGGCAGAGGCGGGACTCGCCCTGGCCGGGACCATCGCCCTGGGGGCGCGCTCGACCCCCATTCACTATCAGATGTGGTTCACGGACGAGCATCCGGGCATGTGCTCGGTGGGCCCCACCCAGCGCTGGCTCGAGTACGCGGCAGGGCTCATGGCCCAGAATTTCGCCATCCGAGATGTCATGAGCCTTGAAACCACCGGGTTCGTGCTCCAGCACTGCGCCACCCATGCCGTGAGGGACCACATTGTGGACGAGCGCAGCCGCATGGGCTGGCTCGATACCCATGTGCGTATCTATCCCTTTCTCGATGCGGTGCTCGGCGTTTCCGGCACCCAGGAGGAGGGGGCGCGTCCCAGGGGGCGGCTGGTGGTGGTGGAGCCGAACCAGCTCGCGCAGGTGCGCTTCATCTGCCGTTTCCCGGCCCATGAGCAGCCCCTGCTGGGGGATCGCAAGCATGTGCGCAAGCTCCTTCAGGCCGTGGAGGACTCGGGCCGCGTGCTGGTTTCCGACGGCATCCGGCTGCTCGGCATCGCCATCGGCTCCCTGCCCGGAGCATACCTTTCCGCCCAGTTCTGCGGCACACACGGCTTCCTGTGGCTGCGCGACGAGATGGTATGCAGCTTCCAGGACGGCGGGTTCCGATCCTCCAACATGCGGGCCAACCTGGTCCACCTGGAAGAACTCCTGCTGGAGACCGACATGCCCATGGAGGACCAGCACACCCTGATGCAGATCGCCCAGCTCATGGTCAACCGGGTCCGCGACCGCAAGCACGGCTGCACCCTGGTCATCGATACCGGCATGGAGCGGCTGCACATGTCCGGCCAGCACCTGGAGCGGCCGCTTGACCTGCGGGACAGCGGGCAGCTCAAGCTGGCCTGCTCCCTGGCCAAGCTCGACGGGGCGCTCCACCTTGGGCGCGACCTGAAGCTGCACGGTTTCGCCTGCCTCATGGACGGCCGCGCCGTGCCGGGCGAGAACCGGGCCCGCGGAGCCCGCTACAACTCGGCCCTGCGCTTCACTGCCGAGCATGAGGACCTCCTTGTGGTCGTGGTGTCGTCGGATCGGCCCGTGTCCATCATCAAGGGCGGTATGGAGCTGACCACGGCCTGCCGGTTTCGCCAGCCCGGGGCCATGGCCCGACCGCCCCTGCTGGTGGAATGGATCATGAATTGA
- a CDS encoding competence protein ComEC, translated as MDHELTAQGATSLVPAAEAWFSDPVFWIAALPALAVSGLLVQMVASLFTCCATFRLRGRTVRLRWWMIPVAAAASIALWGVAAVLAVQG; from the coding sequence ATGGATCATGAATTGACGGCGCAGGGCGCGACCTCCTTGGTGCCCGCGGCCGAGGCCTGGTTCTCGGACCCGGTGTTCTGGATTGCGGCGCTGCCCGCCCTGGCCGTCTCGGGCCTGCTGGTCCAGATGGTCGCCAGCCTGTTCACCTGCTGCGCCACCTTCCGGCTGCGCGGCCGGACCGTGCGGTTGCGCTGGTGGATGATCCCGGTCGCGGCCGCAGCCAGCATTGCGCTGTGGGGTGTTGCGGCAGTGCTGGCGGTTCAGGGCTGA
- a CDS encoding HD-GYP domain-containing protein, which translates to MAIQRDILGIGRRPETDEGPNVEEYNQIDPHILACFPPDRYPVDLYRWREDIQTLRPVYRAGCEVDRRLRERVLAMSEQGALFFSRNQIAQYAACVACHLDTALEDPNLTWDEKALVFVGELTRRQDEFFGNPMSRELESLTRALSDLCVHLVEDSRRMSVVAHHLHRDLAPERRRINGSLMALAVYLHLHRGEILLEVLETVALGFFVYDIGMVRVSPMMIARPNQLTPREQRAMREHPRLGLDILSRLNLTRPEIREPVSQHHERLNGTGYPGGLSGGAIGHLGRIAAVADSYSAMVTGRAMRQGLEPIHAAAELVGNERHYDQTVCRALVRFLQTVPSTLEPS; encoded by the coding sequence ATGGCGATACAGCGCGACATCCTCGGCATCGGCCGCAGGCCCGAGACGGACGAAGGCCCCAACGTCGAGGAATACAACCAGATAGACCCCCATATCCTGGCCTGCTTTCCGCCGGACCGCTACCCCGTGGACCTGTACCGCTGGCGTGAGGACATTCAGACCCTGAGGCCGGTCTACCGGGCCGGATGCGAGGTGGACCGGCGGCTGCGCGAGCGCGTGCTGGCCATGAGCGAGCAGGGTGCCCTCTTTTTTTCGCGCAACCAGATAGCGCAGTACGCGGCCTGTGTGGCCTGCCACCTCGACACCGCCCTGGAAGACCCCAACCTGACCTGGGACGAAAAGGCCCTGGTCTTTGTCGGCGAGCTGACGCGCAGGCAGGACGAGTTCTTTGGCAACCCCATGTCCCGCGAGCTGGAGAGCCTGACACGGGCCCTCTCCGACCTCTGTGTCCATCTCGTGGAGGACAGTCGCCGCATGAGCGTGGTTGCCCACCACCTGCACCGGGATCTGGCCCCGGAGCGCCGCCGCATCAACGGGTCGCTCATGGCTCTGGCCGTGTACCTGCATCTGCACCGGGGCGAGATTCTCCTTGAGGTGCTCGAAACCGTGGCCCTGGGTTTTTTTGTCTACGACATAGGCATGGTCCGGGTTTCGCCCATGATGATCGCCCGGCCCAACCAGCTCACTCCGAGGGAGCAGCGGGCCATGCGCGAACATCCCAGGCTCGGGCTCGACATCCTCTCGCGCCTCAACCTGACCCGGCCCGAAATCCGCGAGCCGGTCAGCCAGCATCACGAAAGGCTCAACGGCACCGGCTATCCCGGCGGCCTGTCGGGCGGCGCCATCGGACACCTGGGCCGTATCGCGGCCGTGGCCGACTCCTACAGCGCCATGGTCACGGGCAGGGCCATGCGCCAGGGGCTCGAGCCCATCCATGCCGCCGCCGAACTGGTCGGCAACGAACGGCACTACGATCAGACCGTCTGCCGCGCCCTGGTGCGCTTTCTCCAGACCGTTCCCTCCACCCTTGAGCCGTCCTGA